From Cricetulus griseus strain 17A/GY chromosome 1 unlocalized genomic scaffold, alternate assembly CriGri-PICRH-1.0 chr1_0, whole genome shotgun sequence, a single genomic window includes:
- the Tmpo gene encoding thymopoietin isoform X5 — protein MPEFLEDPSVLTKDRLKSELVANNVALPAGEQRKDVYVQLYLQHLTARNRPSLSAGANSKGPPDFSSDEEREPTPVLGSGTSTGRGRAAVGRKATKKTDKLRPEDKDDLDVTELSNEDLLEQLVRYGVNPGPIVGTTRKLYEKKLLKLREQGTESRSSTPLPTVSSSAENARQNGSNDSDRYSDNDEGKKKEHKKVKSTRDFVPFSELASASSGGFFQGISFPEISTRPPLGRTELQAAKKVHTSKGDPPREPFTDTALPRRGQVQKVAPGRNVFIPSESTYDRYVEKSSSSSSQHELAARLASAAASPSRIRETTTTYCKDTVENIYRGGKSRTRPSCTEGSDVSDQSILSSEREVLQESERSQVISPPLAREIRDYVNFLLVQGGVGSLPGISNSVPTLDVENICKRFGQSNRQDFESLSPPRTIPRLSETPPKEGGSGSHVAFQNVPESEHMSSFAKSVVSHSLTTLGIEMSEQPQHDKIDASEPSFPLHDSILKVIEEEWQQTDRQLPSLACKYPVSSSEATRILSVPAVDDEILGLVSETTPRAAIQASSTESCDKHLDLALCRSYEAAASALQIAAHTAFVAKSLQANISQAAQAISADPSRAPQALEILSRSYDAASYLCDAAFDEVRMSAYAMGSSTVGRRHLWLKDCKINPASKNKLTVAPFKGGTLFGGDIHKVIKRRGNKQ, from the exons ATGCCGGAGTTCCTGGAGGACCCTTCGGTCCTGACCAAAGACAGGTTGAAGAGCGAGTTGGTGGCCAACAACGTGGCGCTCCCGGCCGGCGAGCAGCGCAAGGACGTGTACGTGCAGCTCTACCTGCAGCACCTCACGGCGCGCAACCGGCCTTCGCTCTCCGCGGGCGCCAACAGCAAGGGGCCCCCCGACTTCTCCAGCGACGAGGAGCGCGAGCCCACCCCGGTGCTCGGCTCCGGGACCTCCACGGGCCGCGGCCGCGCCGCCGTCGGCAGG aaagccacaaagaaaactGACAAACTGAGACCAGAAGATAAAGATGACCTAGATGTGACAGAGCTCTCTAATGAAGACCTTCTGGAGCAGCTTGTGAGATACGGGGTGAACCCTGGTCCCATTGTGG GGACAACCAGGAAGCTGTATGAGAAAAAACTGTTGAAACTGAGGGAACAGGGGACAGAATCCCGATCTTCTACTCCTCTGCCAACAGTCTCTTCCTCAGCGGAAAATGCAAGACAAAATGGAAGTAATGACTCTGACAGATACAGTGACAATGACGAAG gaaagaagaaagaacacaagaaagtGAAGTCCACTAGggattttgttcctttttctgaACTTGCATCTGCTTCCTCTGGTGGATTTTTCCAGGGTATTTCTTTTCCTGAAATCTCCACCCGTCCTCCTTTGGGCAGGACTGAACTGCAGGCAGCTAAGAAAGTACATACTTCTAAGGGAGACCCACCTAGGGAGCCTTTTACTGACACAGCCTTGCCTAGGAGGGGACAGGTACAGAAGGTAGCCCCTGGACGGAATGTATTTATTCCTTCCGAGTCTACCTATGATAGATACGTAGAGAAAAGTTCTTCGTCATCTTCTCAGCATGAACTCGCTGCCAGGTTGGCCTCTGCTGCAGCTTCTCCTTCACGGATAAGAGAAACCACTACTACTTACTGTAAAGACACAGTAGAAAATATTTACCGTGGAGGGAAAAGTAGAACTCGGCCATCGTGTACTGAGGGGTCTGATGTTTCAGATCAGTCAATTCTCTCTAGTGAAAGAGAAGTTCTCCAAGAGTCAGAGAGATCACAAGTCATTTCTCCACCACTTGCTCGTGAAATCAGAGATTATGTCAATTTTCTGTTAGTCCAGGGTGGGGTCGGCAGTTTGCCTGGGATTTCTAATTCTGTACCCACACTGGATGTAGAAAACATATGTAAGAGATTTGGCCAGTCTAACCGTCAAGACTTTGAATCCCTGTCTCCTCCACGCACAATTCCTAGACTCAGTGAGACCCCACCAAAGGAAGGGGGTTCAGGGTCACATGTGGCATTTCAGAATGTACCTGAATCTGAACATATGTCTTCTTTTGCCAAAAGTGTTGTCTCTCATTCCCTTACTACCTTAGGGATAGAAATGTCCGAGCAACCACAGCATGATAAAATAGATGCCTCAGAACCATCTTTTCCTCTACACgattctattttaaaagtaattgaaGAGGAGTGGCAGCAAACTGATAGGCAGCTACCTTCGTTGGCATGCAAATATCCAGTTTCTTCCAGCGAGGCAACACGGATATTATCAGTTCCAGCAGTAGATGATGAAATCTTGGGGCTTGTTTCTGAAACCACCCCACGAGCAGCAATTCAGGCGTCCTCCACTGAGTCTTGTGATAAACATTTGGACTTAGCTCTCTGTAGATCTTATGAGGCTGCAGCATCAGCACTGCAGATTGCAGCCCACACTGCCTTTGTAGCTAAGTCTCTGCAAGCCAACATAAGTCAGGCTGCACAGGCTATTAGTGCAGATCCTAGCCGTGCACCTCAAGCACTTGAGATTCTGAGCAGATCCTATGATGCAGCTTCATATCTCTGTGATGCTGCATTTGATGAAGTAAGGATGTCTGCCTATGCCATGGGCTCTTCTACTGTGGGGCGGCGTCATCTGTGGTTGAAGGACTGTAAGATTAACCCAGCTTCTAAGAATAAACTGACTGTTGCCCCCTTTAAAGGCGGAACATTGTTTGGAGGGGACATACACAAAGTTATTAAAAGGCGTGGAAATAAACAGTAA